The Leptospira sp. WS39.C2 genome contains a region encoding:
- a CDS encoding STAS domain-containing protein, with translation MNEDKIGIRSEEIGNKMVVHVEGNLDVHNTHKIEKDLLALVSSSGKSVVFNLSEVPFISSAGLRLLVTTLRHCQEQKISISICGLQPAVEKVFDIIGMQQLFTIYPDLEAALK, from the coding sequence ATGAATGAAGATAAAATTGGAATCCGTTCAGAAGAAATCGGGAATAAAATGGTTGTACATGTAGAAGGCAATTTGGATGTTCACAACACACATAAAATTGAAAAAGACTTACTTGCTCTTGTCAGTTCTTCTGGAAAATCAGTGGTCTTTAATTTGAGTGAAGTGCCTTTTATTTCATCCGCAGGACTTCGCCTTCTTGTCACAACACTTAGGCATTGCCAAGAACAGAAAATCAGTATTTCTATTTGTGGATTACAACCTGCTGTCGAGAAAGTTTTCGATATCATTGGAATGCAGCAGTTATTCACAATTTATCCTGATTTAGAAGCAGCTTTAAAGTAA
- a CDS encoding chemotaxis response regulator protein-glutamate methylesterase: protein MKKIKVFVVDDSAVVRQVLTEIFKQDSHFLFLGSASDPIFALDKMNNDWPDVIVLDIEMPRMDGLSFLKKIMTERPTPVVICSTLTTEGSETAILAMNLGACDIITKPKIGLKDFLNESTIALTDAVIAAASATIKHLPKPNVSNEFKINLDKKQELSSLQATEKIIAIGTSTGGTIALEHVLTKLPKDKTPGIVIVQHMPEKFTEAFAKRLDSICEISVKEAKDGDRVVRGLALIAPGNKHMTLKRSGAQYFVEVVDGPLVNRHKPSVDVLFRSVAKSAGKNARGIIMTGMGDDGAAGLFEMKEAGAETIAQNEETSVVFGMPKEAIKRGCVDHILPLGEIYKTIVGYG from the coding sequence ATGAAAAAAATCAAGGTATTTGTGGTTGATGATTCCGCTGTCGTAAGACAAGTATTAACTGAAATTTTTAAACAAGATTCTCATTTTTTATTTTTAGGCAGTGCATCTGACCCCATTTTTGCCTTAGATAAAATGAACAATGATTGGCCAGATGTGATTGTTCTTGATATTGAAATGCCAAGAATGGATGGTTTGTCGTTTCTTAAAAAAATTATGACAGAGAGACCTACACCGGTTGTCATCTGTTCCACACTGACTACGGAAGGATCGGAGACGGCCATCCTTGCAATGAATTTAGGCGCCTGCGACATTATTACAAAACCCAAAATAGGTTTAAAAGATTTTTTGAATGAAAGTACAATCGCTCTCACCGACGCAGTGATTGCAGCTGCTTCCGCCACTATCAAACACCTTCCCAAACCTAATGTCTCAAACGAATTCAAAATCAATCTGGACAAAAAACAGGAACTCTCTTCCTTACAAGCTACAGAAAAAATAATTGCCATTGGCACTTCCACTGGTGGAACCATTGCCCTCGAACATGTGTTAACTAAATTACCGAAAGACAAAACTCCGGGGATTGTGATTGTCCAACATATGCCTGAAAAATTCACGGAAGCCTTTGCGAAACGTTTGGATTCCATTTGTGAAATATCTGTTAAAGAAGCAAAAGATGGAGACCGTGTGGTAAGAGGCCTTGCACTCATTGCTCCAGGGAACAAACACATGACTTTAAAACGTTCAGGCGCTCAGTACTTTGTCGAAGTGGTGGATGGACCACTTGTGAACCGGCACAAACCATCTGTAGATGTTTTATTCCGTTCTGTGGCAAAGTCTGCAGGAAAAAACGCAAGAGGAATCATTATGACTGGAATGGGAGATGATGGAGCAGCAGGTCTTTTTGAAATGAAGGAAGCTGGGGCAGAAACCATCGCTCAAAATGAAGAAACTTCTGTTGTATTTGGAATGCCAAAAGAGGCAATCAAAAGAGGATGTGTTGACCACATCCTCCCGTTAGGTGAGATTTACAAAACCATTGTAGGCTACGGTTAG
- a CDS encoding acyl-CoA carboxylase subunit beta, whose protein sequence is METMQYSLNNPFKESKAPETKTGIYDDALKLGKELIEKPFLGGGEDRIRVQHSKNRMTVWERIKVLTDEEPNITYQNWGPNLDGASIITGILNIKGRDVAVYGHDFTLRAGSMDATNGSKLARLIQMAGTHGIPLIGMNDSAGAYVPAGVGGLDGYSEAFTALRKISGVVPSVMLMFGFNAGGGAYLPRQGSFMIQCDGTFFGLTGPGVVKSVLGEDISAEDLGGPKVHGQSGVVDLVTGDELGSLRTAIRLLSYLPDNNHSFAPFYPTSDPVDRFIYEEDILFRKTFNSPTGMNTPFDITLYLQQICDHGEFFELQPQRARNIVTAFGRIGGHVVGFLANNSAVSSGQIDIGASRKGTRFVRFCNLYNIPMVFVEDTTGFLPGRDQEHNGIVLEGRKLLDSIIDLRTPRLTLIIRNAFGGAYATFNSYFTGASMVFALPTARIAVMGPAGKEYVYKDEITGVQKEYLANIKKGMGEKEAVSIRDGKLFEIGQRYEKELMNPKEALSLGSVSSIILPGYTRNVLSKNLSFLMSKYKPAEMSGPQREFE, encoded by the coding sequence ATGGAAACCATGCAGTATTCCCTAAACAACCCGTTCAAAGAATCCAAGGCTCCGGAAACCAAAACCGGAATTTATGACGATGCTCTCAAACTCGGAAAAGAATTAATCGAAAAACCGTTTCTTGGTGGTGGTGAGGATAGAATCCGTGTCCAACACTCCAAAAATAGGATGACGGTTTGGGAAAGGATCAAAGTTCTCACAGATGAAGAGCCAAACATCACCTACCAAAACTGGGGTCCTAATTTAGATGGTGCCTCCATTATCACAGGAATTTTAAATATCAAAGGCCGAGATGTTGCGGTTTATGGACACGATTTTACCCTTCGTGCTGGATCCATGGATGCGACTAACGGAAGTAAACTGGCTCGCCTCATCCAAATGGCAGGAACACATGGTATCCCTCTTATCGGGATGAACGACTCTGCAGGTGCTTATGTACCAGCGGGAGTGGGTGGTCTCGATGGATACTCAGAAGCTTTCACTGCACTACGCAAAATAAGCGGTGTGGTCCCTTCTGTCATGCTTATGTTTGGATTCAACGCTGGTGGTGGTGCATATCTCCCACGCCAAGGATCCTTTATGATCCAATGTGACGGAACCTTTTTTGGTCTCACGGGACCTGGAGTCGTAAAGTCAGTTCTCGGGGAAGATATCTCTGCAGAAGACTTAGGGGGACCAAAAGTCCACGGACAATCTGGTGTAGTGGACCTTGTCACAGGTGATGAGTTAGGATCTCTACGCACAGCAATCCGTCTTCTTTCGTATTTACCAGACAATAACCACAGTTTTGCGCCTTTTTATCCAACCTCTGACCCTGTTGATAGATTCATTTACGAAGAAGACATTCTTTTCCGCAAAACGTTCAATTCCCCTACAGGGATGAACACTCCATTTGACATCACTCTTTACTTACAACAGATCTGTGACCACGGTGAGTTCTTTGAATTACAACCACAAAGAGCTAGAAACATTGTCACTGCTTTTGGTCGTATTGGTGGCCATGTTGTTGGTTTTCTTGCCAATAACTCGGCTGTTTCTTCAGGTCAGATTGACATTGGAGCTTCTCGTAAAGGAACTCGTTTTGTTCGATTCTGTAACTTGTACAATATCCCAATGGTGTTTGTAGAAGATACTACAGGATTTTTACCAGGTCGTGACCAAGAACATAATGGTATTGTATTAGAAGGAAGAAAACTCCTCGATTCCATCATTGACCTTCGTACCCCAAGACTCACACTCATCATCCGAAATGCGTTTGGTGGTGCTTATGCAACATTTAACTCGTATTTTACGGGAGCATCTATGGTATTTGCTCTTCCAACAGCAAGGATTGCCGTTATGGGCCCTGCTGGAAAAGAGTATGTATACAAAGATGAAATCACTGGGGTCCAAAAAGAATACCTAGCCAATATCAAAAAAGGCATGGGTGAAAAAGAAGCAGTCTCCATTCGGGATGGAAAACTTTTTGAAATTGGCCAACGATACGAAAAAGAACTCATGAATCCAAAAGAAGCTCTTTCTCTTGGTTCTGTTTCATCCATCATCCTACCAGGTTACACTCGTAATGTTTTATCTAAAAACTTAAGTTTCCTGATGTCGAAATACAAACCGGCGGAAATGTCCGGACCTCAAAGGGAGTTTGAATAA
- a CDS encoding chemotaxis protein CheW, with the protein MQEIQYLTFLLSNELFGLGILYIKEIIEFESVTHVPMMPEYIPGVINLRGNVVPVIDLNTRFYKKKTETNRKTCIIITEIKLEKETIDVGLLVDAVNEVVDIPETQIEDAPSFGSKIRLDFIQGIGKLENQFVIILRMNQILDLSEIQSIQETTSQVN; encoded by the coding sequence ATGCAAGAAATTCAATACCTAACCTTTTTACTTTCCAATGAATTATTTGGTCTTGGGATATTATATATAAAAGAAATCATTGAGTTTGAATCCGTGACACATGTTCCGATGATGCCTGAATACATACCAGGTGTCATCAATTTACGAGGGAATGTTGTGCCAGTGATCGATTTAAACACAAGGTTTTACAAAAAGAAAACAGAAACAAATCGGAAAACATGTATTATCATTACTGAAATCAAATTAGAAAAAGAAACCATTGATGTAGGCTTATTAGTTGATGCAGTGAATGAAGTAGTTGACATCCCAGAAACACAAATCGAAGACGCTCCAAGTTTTGGATCCAAAATACGACTAGATTTCATTCAAGGTATTGGTAAATTAGAGAATCAGTTTGTGATCATATTAAGAATGAATCAAATTTTAGACCTATCGGAAATCCAATCGATTCAAGAAACAACATCCCAAGTAAATTAA
- a CDS encoding chemotaxis protein CheD, protein MEPPFEVIDRFLNPGEIFFGDSHYRVRTLLGSCVSIVLWHPIQHIGGMCHFLLPYPADIKLEKTYKYGIDAIQYFLTEIKKKHTKPNEYSAKIFGGSNMFLNEEREIFRNDTTSLIGNKNADFAKRILLENHIKIISEDIGGNQSRKIYFSIWDGEVWVEKK, encoded by the coding sequence ATGGAACCTCCTTTTGAAGTCATCGATCGTTTCCTAAATCCAGGAGAAATTTTTTTCGGTGATAGTCATTATCGAGTTCGAACACTTCTTGGATCTTGTGTTTCCATAGTTTTGTGGCATCCAATCCAGCATATTGGTGGTATGTGTCATTTTTTACTCCCTTACCCAGCTGATATTAAATTAGAAAAAACTTATAAATATGGTATTGATGCTATCCAATATTTTTTAACAGAGATAAAAAAGAAACACACTAAACCTAACGAATATTCAGCGAAAATATTTGGAGGGTCCAATATGTTCTTAAATGAAGAACGAGAAATTTTCAGAAATGATACAACAAGTCTCATTGGTAACAAAAATGCTGACTTCGCCAAAAGAATCCTTTTAGAAAACCATATCAAAATCATTTCCGAAGATATAGGTGGAAACCAATCGAGAAAAATCTATTTTTCGATTTGGGACGGCGAAGTTTGGGTGGAGAAAAAATAA
- a CDS encoding biotin/lipoyl-containing protein → MLDKNLKRIQFQESESAWIRSFSVESIKCLIVCRGPVRKETMDVFDAIGVKEYGILLSEKDSIVYPKALAPELRNFRFPENIHRVPDYMGAGKEEKEERIHQIIGIAKDNGYTHIFAGYGFMAEDAEFIEAIEKAGIIFMGPSSHVAKGAGAKDEAKKLARSLNVSVTPGVDNITALALLRKTGNSKDGLLKVAKENNLNFSFDEKKSLEDNAENLLQLSYEKTIDITSIPDLQKESEILCEDIWKKYPGKRIRFKYIGGGGGKGQRVISEKSEIDSAVMEILAESKVTAVGSNRNFLIELNIENTRHNEIQLIGNGEWSLSLGGRDCSLQMHEQKLLEISQTVELLQKEADLVRSSNAKKAAILDKDVQTLKDMEHQAEVFGKAIRLNSVSTFECIVEGNSFFFMEVNTRIQVEHRVTEMVYKMKFTNPNDPNDFFYIDSLVEAMAVLSIHGPRVPKPERIVRNVSGAEVRINATNRALQPHAGGIIQNWSNPLPEEIRDDQGICTRNPDTGAFVHYNLAGAYDSNVALIVSYGNSRTENLEILGNILRKTELRGQNLETNLLVHYGLIQWILGKDAMFKPSTAFMISYLAGIGALQSVINDLDLEYLWSEKTKGADPDLKKILNKKMTLVIRPMERLLANPHLLGGFLGYFDGKLWTRSGNNISFNENPIQFLDSLYYYLNLDTTEEKASSEKIWDHDAKLLIEAKEFYSELTKRTGLKTWKEISEVFAKGKNPSKEISDELWEKVKASHNGFQAGLETLLLLPKIGLKSNFFGLDVNADLDGVVPDEYKNKETRDAFIKTLNPPPKMSGDEIVAPMGGMFYSKEAPNLPQLINEGDHFQAGQPLFIIEVMKMFNKILAPVSGTVVKNLMVDSDGKIVTKAQPIFKIKPDEILKEESPEDIRARKVKVTKEMGLG, encoded by the coding sequence ATGTTAGATAAGAATTTAAAACGCATTCAGTTCCAAGAATCAGAGTCCGCATGGATACGATCCTTCAGTGTGGAATCAATCAAGTGCCTCATCGTTTGCCGTGGTCCTGTTCGTAAGGAAACCATGGATGTTTTTGATGCCATTGGTGTGAAAGAATATGGAATTTTACTTTCTGAAAAAGATTCCATCGTGTATCCAAAAGCACTTGCTCCAGAACTTCGTAACTTCCGTTTCCCTGAAAACATCCACCGAGTTCCTGATTATATGGGAGCTGGTAAGGAAGAAAAAGAAGAACGCATCCACCAAATCATTGGAATCGCCAAAGACAATGGTTATACCCATATCTTTGCTGGTTACGGATTTATGGCAGAAGATGCCGAGTTCATTGAAGCCATTGAAAAAGCAGGCATCATCTTTATGGGACCAAGTTCCCATGTAGCAAAAGGGGCAGGGGCAAAAGACGAAGCAAAAAAACTCGCACGTAGCCTCAATGTTTCGGTAACTCCAGGTGTGGATAATATCACAGCCCTCGCGTTACTTCGTAAAACGGGAAATTCCAAAGATGGACTTCTGAAAGTTGCCAAAGAAAATAACCTAAACTTCTCATTTGATGAGAAAAAATCTTTGGAAGACAATGCGGAAAATTTACTCCAATTGTCTTATGAAAAAACCATCGACATCACTTCCATTCCTGACTTACAAAAAGAGTCAGAAATTCTTTGTGAAGACATTTGGAAAAAATACCCAGGCAAACGCATCCGATTCAAATACATCGGTGGTGGTGGTGGAAAGGGTCAACGTGTGATTTCAGAAAAATCTGAAATTGATTCTGCTGTTATGGAAATTTTGGCAGAGTCCAAAGTCACTGCTGTTGGATCCAACAGAAACTTCCTCATTGAGTTAAACATCGAAAACACTCGTCACAATGAAATCCAGCTCATCGGTAACGGAGAGTGGTCATTATCTCTTGGAGGACGTGATTGTTCCCTTCAGATGCACGAACAAAAACTCTTAGAGATTTCACAAACCGTGGAACTCTTACAAAAAGAAGCAGACCTTGTTCGTTCCTCCAATGCAAAAAAAGCGGCTATCCTCGACAAAGATGTGCAAACACTCAAAGATATGGAACACCAAGCAGAAGTGTTTGGAAAGGCAATTCGCTTAAACTCTGTTTCTACATTCGAATGTATCGTAGAAGGGAATAGTTTTTTCTTTATGGAAGTAAACACTCGGATCCAGGTAGAACACCGAGTCACCGAGATGGTGTACAAGATGAAGTTTACCAATCCTAACGATCCAAACGACTTCTTCTACATTGATTCCCTTGTGGAAGCGATGGCAGTGTTATCTATCCATGGACCACGAGTTCCAAAACCAGAACGAATTGTTCGCAATGTTTCTGGTGCAGAAGTTCGGATCAATGCCACAAACCGTGCCCTCCAACCTCACGCGGGTGGGATCATCCAAAATTGGTCAAACCCACTTCCGGAAGAGATCCGGGATGACCAAGGGATTTGTACTCGTAACCCAGATACAGGTGCCTTTGTGCATTATAATTTGGCTGGGGCTTATGATTCGAATGTGGCTCTCATTGTTTCTTATGGCAATAGCCGGACAGAAAACTTGGAAATTTTAGGAAATATCCTTCGCAAAACAGAGCTTAGGGGCCAAAACCTAGAAACCAACTTACTTGTCCACTATGGTCTTATCCAATGGATTTTGGGTAAAGATGCAATGTTCAAACCATCCACTGCATTTATGATTTCTTATTTAGCAGGGATCGGTGCCTTACAGTCTGTTATCAATGATTTGGATTTGGAATACCTTTGGTCAGAAAAAACAAAGGGCGCTGATCCTGATCTAAAGAAAATTCTCAATAAGAAGATGACACTTGTCATCCGTCCTATGGAACGTCTCCTTGCAAATCCACATTTACTTGGCGGATTTCTCGGATATTTTGATGGAAAACTTTGGACTCGTAGTGGAAACAATATTAGTTTCAACGAAAACCCAATCCAATTTTTAGATTCCTTGTACTATTATTTGAATTTAGATACAACGGAAGAAAAAGCAAGTTCAGAAAAAATTTGGGACCACGATGCGAAGTTACTCATCGAAGCAAAAGAGTTTTATTCCGAACTAACCAAACGTACTGGACTCAAAACTTGGAAAGAAATTTCTGAAGTGTTTGCGAAAGGGAAAAACCCATCCAAAGAAATTTCGGATGAACTTTGGGAAAAAGTCAAAGCAAGCCATAATGGTTTCCAAGCTGGTCTTGAGACTTTACTTTTACTTCCGAAAATTGGATTAAAATCTAATTTCTTTGGGCTTGATGTGAATGCGGATTTGGACGGTGTTGTTCCAGACGAGTATAAAAACAAAGAGACAAGAGATGCGTTTATCAAAACTCTAAACCCTCCACCAAAGATGTCTGGGGATGAAATTGTGGCTCCAATGGGTGGAATGTTCTATTCTAAGGAAGCACCAAACTTACCTCAGCTCATCAATGAAGGAGATCATTTCCAAGCGGGCCAACCACTTTTTATCATTGAAGTGATGAAGATGTTTAATAAGATCCTCGCACCAGTGAGTGGAACCGTTGTGAAAAATTTGATGGTAGATTCTGATGGAAAGATTGTAACAAAAGCACAACCTATCTTCAAAATCAAACCTGATGAGATTTTGAAAGAAGAATCACCGGAAGACATTCGTGCAAGAAAAGTGAAGGTAACAAAGGAAATGGGGCTCGGTTGA
- a CDS encoding SpoIIE family protein phosphatase: MKANSLPPIILKNEDGGFYLSSSPELDDLYHFILGQAKRFVSAKTAALYLRNERGNLSRIGLVSDKSNSANIAKHVFKSKKSILVKKGTHLNQSDGPVSESFIACYLGDEIGDMSLGVLVLEGIKHFQNFSEQDLDLINYFSANLNALFKDTVFSENEPQFFNSLTTSVLLLIDNANIHNNNNRLQYFLEEIIRVAVLINTSVDLEHVLVMVMESAKSVFRTEASSLLLLDEKKEYLVFHTVTGEKREEVSKIKVPVGQGIAGTVAITKQPMIINDAQNDDRVFRDVDKASNFVTRNILASPLIVGDEVIGVIEAINTIDRNNFSQDDIDTFLSFSSACAVAIQKTRLLDNLNVTNLELKQKLSTLESIFDLGQAVLESHDELGLMSKTLSILTKELSCEDAGMVIIEEKNKNRIQVYARQLGIVRESFFPMFESRLFLSLMESGNPRMAVVTPQLEESFLELEFYTLKKNFLILPIAPRGGNLRAALYVSGKHSAHSFNETDLRMLKTLSSPLAKAYENLRLNQEIITKKSIEKEIEITRKIQNNILPNALIQSPLFDLGVMSVAAKEVSGDFYDFHAFGDDQFSFLVADVSGKSLPAAIFMAMSSSIIRTLSRTTDMSPSELLFRANQLIYEDSQSGMFVTLFLVNYQRKTRILKFASAGHNDQIWIRKDGSFELLKGKGAPLGVVPHTNYHGGEIHLELGDILVFYTDGAIEEKSPDGEEYGLDRFIDFIIQRREESSQKIVEAVYDDIRSFSRSEEQYDDFTVMILKFAEVESFEMVKSFDAHPNEIPKLRDFISEHLEKKITKPFAFDDILISLDEAATNIVMHSYKDTEIANPKFECKFELIGDKLKIVLVDEGKPFDRKKVPKPSVEANLKGERKGGFGVYLMETLMDKVTYEYNGKQNITYLEKTIV, from the coding sequence TATATCATTTTATATTAGGCCAAGCCAAACGATTTGTATCCGCTAAAACGGCAGCACTTTATTTACGAAATGAACGTGGGAATCTGAGTCGGATTGGTTTAGTTTCAGATAAATCCAATTCTGCAAATATCGCAAAACATGTGTTTAAGTCAAAAAAAAGTATCCTCGTAAAAAAGGGAACACACTTAAACCAATCAGATGGTCCAGTATCAGAGTCTTTTATTGCGTGTTATTTGGGAGATGAAATTGGTGACATGTCACTTGGGGTTTTGGTACTCGAGGGGATCAAACATTTTCAAAATTTTTCTGAACAAGATTTAGATTTAATTAATTATTTTAGTGCAAATTTAAACGCTCTGTTTAAGGACACAGTGTTTTCTGAAAATGAACCACAATTTTTCAATTCACTCACAACATCTGTCCTTCTCCTCATTGATAATGCAAATATCCATAATAACAATAATCGCCTTCAATATTTTTTAGAAGAAATCATCCGCGTAGCCGTTCTAATCAATACTAGTGTAGATTTAGAACATGTGCTTGTCATGGTAATGGAATCTGCAAAATCCGTATTTCGTACGGAAGCTAGTTCCTTACTCTTGTTAGATGAAAAAAAAGAATATTTGGTTTTTCATACGGTAACTGGTGAAAAAAGGGAAGAAGTTTCCAAAATCAAAGTCCCGGTTGGACAGGGTATTGCTGGAACAGTTGCTATAACGAAACAACCAATGATCATCAATGATGCCCAAAATGATGACCGAGTTTTTCGGGATGTAGACAAGGCTTCTAATTTTGTAACTCGAAATATTTTGGCAAGCCCACTGATTGTTGGTGATGAAGTGATTGGTGTTATTGAGGCAATCAACACCATTGACAGGAATAATTTTAGCCAAGATGATATAGATACTTTTTTATCATTTTCAAGTGCCTGTGCTGTTGCCATTCAAAAAACAAGGCTTCTTGACAACCTAAACGTCACAAACTTAGAACTCAAACAAAAGTTAAGTACTCTCGAATCTATATTTGATTTGGGCCAAGCTGTCCTCGAATCTCATGACGAACTGGGGCTTATGTCCAAAACTTTAAGTATCCTCACCAAAGAATTGTCATGCGAAGATGCAGGTATGGTCATTATTGAGGAAAAAAACAAAAATAGAATCCAAGTGTATGCAAGGCAACTCGGGATTGTCAGAGAGTCCTTTTTTCCTATGTTTGAGAGCCGTTTATTCTTAAGCCTTATGGAATCAGGTAATCCGAGAATGGCGGTTGTGACACCACAATTAGAAGAATCGTTTTTAGAACTCGAGTTTTACACTCTAAAGAAAAATTTCCTCATTTTACCCATTGCTCCAAGAGGAGGCAATTTACGTGCTGCGTTATATGTGAGTGGGAAACATTCTGCCCATTCATTTAATGAAACAGACCTTAGGATGTTAAAAACATTATCATCTCCTCTTGCAAAAGCTTATGAGAACTTACGTCTCAACCAGGAAATCATTACTAAAAAATCGATCGAAAAAGAAATTGAGATCACTCGGAAAATCCAAAACAATATTTTACCCAATGCACTCATCCAATCTCCGTTATTCGATTTGGGTGTGATGTCGGTTGCCGCCAAAGAAGTATCAGGCGATTTTTATGATTTTCATGCATTTGGGGATGATCAGTTTTCCTTCCTTGTTGCTGATGTTTCCGGAAAAAGTTTACCTGCTGCTATTTTTATGGCCATGTCGAGTTCCATTATCAGGACTCTATCTAGAACAACAGACATGTCTCCTTCTGAATTACTCTTTCGTGCCAACCAATTGATTTATGAAGATTCTCAGTCAGGCATGTTTGTGACTTTATTTCTTGTGAATTACCAAAGGAAAACTCGCATATTAAAGTTTGCTTCTGCTGGTCATAATGATCAAATTTGGATCCGAAAGGATGGGAGTTTTGAGCTTCTAAAAGGGAAAGGGGCACCACTCGGTGTAGTCCCACATACCAATTACCATGGTGGCGAAATCCATTTGGAACTTGGGGACATTTTGGTCTTTTATACTGATGGTGCCATCGAAGAAAAAAGTCCAGATGGGGAAGAATACGGCCTCGACAGGTTCATTGATTTTATCATCCAAAGAAGGGAAGAGTCTTCACAAAAAATTGTGGAAGCGGTTTATGATGACATTCGATCTTTCTCAAGGTCAGAAGAACAATATGATGATTTTACAGTAATGATTTTAAAGTTTGCGGAGGTGGAAAGTTTTGAGATGGTAAAATCCTTTGATGCACACCCGAATGAAATTCCAAAACTCCGTGATTTTATTTCTGAACATTTGGAAAAGAAAATCACAAAACCTTTTGCCTTTGATGACATCTTAATATCTTTGGATGAAGCAGCGACCAATATTGTGATGCATAGCTACAAAGATACAGAAATCGCGAATCCAAAGTTTGAATGCAAATTTGAACTCATTGGAGATAAATTAAAAATTGTTCTCGTAGACGAAGGAAAACCTTTCGACAGAAAAAAAGTACCTAAACCTTCCGTAGAAGCCAATTTGAAAGGTGAACGTAAGGGGGGATTCGGTGTTTATCTCATGGAAACCCTTATGGACAAAGTGACGTATGAATACAATGGGAAACAAAACATTACCTATTTGGAGAAAACAATCGTATGA